A section of the Streptomyces sp. CG1 genome encodes:
- a CDS encoding ABC transporter ATP-binding protein — MLRLDSVSRRFGDQRVLDGISLTVPDGQLLSVVGPSGCGKSTLLRTIAGLLPAQEGTVTVDGTPVTGVPEHLAVVFQEYGRSLLPWLTVRDNVALPLRRRGLKRAARRAEAETILERVGLHGVARRHPRELSGGMQQRVAIARALVCRPSLMLMDEPFGSLDAGTREDLEDLLLEVHRADGTTIVFVTHDIDESVYVGDRVVVLSPGPGSRIVRDLPVDLPGERDQITTRSLPGFVALRTEVGRAVRGKRRGEG, encoded by the coding sequence ATGCTGCGCCTCGACTCCGTCAGCCGGCGCTTCGGCGATCAGCGCGTCCTGGACGGCATCAGCCTCACCGTGCCCGACGGGCAACTCCTCAGCGTGGTCGGGCCCTCCGGCTGCGGCAAGTCCACACTGCTGCGGACCATCGCCGGGCTGCTGCCCGCGCAGGAGGGCACGGTCACGGTCGACGGGACACCGGTGACCGGGGTGCCGGAGCACCTCGCGGTCGTCTTCCAGGAGTACGGCCGCTCGCTGCTGCCCTGGCTCACCGTCCGCGACAACGTGGCCCTGCCGCTGCGCCGCCGGGGTCTCAAGCGCGCCGCCCGCCGGGCCGAGGCCGAGACGATCCTCGAACGCGTCGGGCTGCACGGGGTGGCCCGGCGCCATCCCCGCGAGCTGTCCGGCGGCATGCAGCAGCGGGTCGCGATCGCCCGTGCCCTGGTCTGCCGGCCCTCCCTGATGCTCATGGACGAGCCCTTCGGCTCGCTGGACGCCGGCACCCGGGAGGATCTGGAGGACCTGCTCCTGGAGGTCCATCGCGCCGACGGCACGACCATCGTGTTCGTCACCCATGACATCGACGAGAGCGTGTACGTCGGCGACCGCGTCGTCGTTCTCTCCCCCGGCCCCGGCTCCCGCATCGTCCGGGACCTGCCGGTCGATCTGCCGGGCGAACGCGACCAGATCACCACACGCAGCCTGCCGGGATTCGTGGCGCTGCGCACGGAGGTGGGACGGGCGGTACGCGGGAAGCGGCGCGGGGAGGGGTGA
- the mdlC gene encoding benzoylformate decarboxylase, with product MTTTTVREAVVRLLRETGMTTVFGNPGSTELRMFRDWPDDFTYVLGLQESVAVGMAAGHALGTRRAAFVSLHSAGGVGHALGAVFNAFRDRVPLVIVAGQQARSLIQLRPFLGADEPAVFPRPYVKSARQPERAEDVPAVLAEAHRIAMTHPRGPVFVSVPEDDWDRPAEPVAPRTVHSAFTADPDALAELAARLAACARPALVVGPGVDDEDALEQVRALAERIRAGVWISPLSGRSGFPESHPLFQGFLPPVARQLAARLTPYDVVVALGAPVFTYHVADDGPPLAPGTELFHLDCDPGQAAWLPTGTSLVTTLRPALARLTSLLKEPDRDPPPPRPAPGPARAEGQITPELFFDLLRARLPHDRVLVEEAPSHRDTLHARVPIEVSGGFLTTGSGALGWGLPLAVGRALADRRRVVCVVGDGSALYSVQALWSAARHAAPVTYVLLDNGGYAAVRALGRRIGIASVPGTDITGIDFAALAESVGCPAARAERAEELPAALDHALGRGDDAGPFLLHLRVTGSAGTLYEPWAG from the coding sequence ATGACGACGACCACGGTCCGGGAGGCGGTCGTACGGCTGCTGCGCGAGACCGGTATGACCACGGTCTTCGGCAATCCGGGCTCCACAGAGCTGCGGATGTTCCGGGACTGGCCGGACGACTTCACCTATGTGCTCGGCCTGCAGGAGTCCGTCGCCGTCGGCATGGCGGCCGGACACGCCCTCGGTACGCGGCGCGCCGCGTTCGTCAGTCTGCACTCGGCGGGCGGGGTGGGACACGCGCTCGGCGCGGTGTTCAACGCCTTCCGCGACCGGGTGCCGCTGGTGATCGTGGCGGGACAGCAGGCGCGCTCGCTGATCCAGCTGCGGCCGTTCCTGGGCGCCGACGAACCGGCCGTGTTCCCGCGCCCGTACGTGAAGTCCGCCCGGCAGCCGGAGCGGGCCGAGGACGTGCCGGCCGTGCTCGCCGAGGCGCACCGGATCGCGATGACGCATCCGCGCGGCCCGGTGTTCGTGTCCGTGCCCGAGGACGACTGGGACCGGCCCGCCGAGCCCGTCGCGCCCCGCACGGTGCACTCGGCGTTCACGGCCGACCCCGACGCCCTCGCCGAACTCGCCGCCCGGCTGGCCGCATGTGCGCGCCCGGCGTTGGTGGTGGGCCCGGGCGTGGACGACGAGGACGCGCTGGAACAGGTGCGGGCGCTGGCCGAGCGGATCCGCGCAGGGGTGTGGATCAGCCCGCTCTCCGGCCGCTCCGGCTTCCCGGAGTCCCACCCGCTCTTCCAGGGGTTCCTGCCGCCGGTCGCCCGTCAACTGGCCGCACGGCTCACGCCGTACGACGTGGTGGTCGCCCTCGGCGCGCCGGTGTTCACCTATCACGTGGCCGACGACGGACCGCCGCTCGCGCCGGGCACCGAGCTGTTCCATCTGGACTGCGACCCCGGACAGGCCGCCTGGCTGCCCACCGGGACCAGCCTCGTCACCACCCTGCGGCCCGCGCTGGCCCGGCTCACCTCGCTGCTGAAGGAGCCCGACCGCGATCCGCCGCCGCCCCGGCCGGCTCCCGGCCCGGCCCGGGCCGAGGGGCAGATCACGCCGGAGCTGTTCTTCGATCTGCTGCGCGCCCGGCTGCCGCACGACCGGGTCCTCGTCGAGGAGGCGCCGAGCCACCGTGACACGCTGCACGCGCGCGTGCCCATCGAGGTGAGCGGAGGCTTCCTGACCACGGGCAGCGGGGCGCTGGGCTGGGGCCTGCCGCTCGCGGTCGGCAGGGCGCTCGCCGACCGGCGCCGGGTGGTGTGCGTGGTCGGTGACGGTTCGGCGCTGTACTCGGTGCAGGCGCTGTGGAGCGCGGCCCGGCACGCGGCTCCGGTCACCTACGTCCTGCTGGACAACGGCGGTTACGCGGCCGTCCGCGCGCTGGGCCGCCGGATCGGCATCGCGTCCGTCCCCGGTACGGACATCACCGGGATCGATTTCGCGGCGCTCGCGGAGTCCGTCGGCTGCCCGGCGGCTCGCGCCGAACGTGCCGAGGAGCTGCCGGCCGCGCTGGACCACGCCCTTGGCCGCGGCGACGACGCGGGCCCCTTCCTGCTGCACCTGCGGGTCACCGGCAGCGCGGGCACCCTGTACGAACCCTGGGCCGGGTGA
- a CDS encoding ABC transporter permease, translated as MTAIRGNGRPAAPGGAAAPFLLRWSVLLVAVVCWELAARAQGSVYFPPPLRIARHARDLWFSGPVGHLFLTSAAVDTILPSLGRMAAGFALAAVAGIALGITVGRSRVAYALCNPVLQFARAVPPPALVPVFVVVFDFGTPMQVASIAFSAVWPVLVNSAEGARATDPLRLQVAAVLRLTAPERLWFLILPSALPRIFAGLRLSLSLSLILMVFSELLPGSDNGIGFTLTDAQTRSDLLTVWSALLLLGALGYLLNTGLLAVERRLVGARTSRGRTA; from the coding sequence GTGACCGCGATACGGGGCAACGGGCGGCCCGCTGCGCCCGGCGGCGCTGCCGCCCCCTTCCTCCTGCGCTGGTCGGTGCTGCTCGTGGCCGTCGTCTGCTGGGAGCTGGCCGCGCGTGCGCAGGGCAGTGTCTACTTCCCGCCGCCGCTGCGCATCGCCCGGCACGCCCGCGACCTGTGGTTCTCGGGGCCCGTCGGCCATCTGTTCCTCACCTCGGCCGCCGTCGACACCATCCTGCCGAGCCTCGGCCGGATGGCGGCCGGGTTCGCGCTCGCCGCCGTCGCCGGGATCGCCCTGGGGATCACGGTGGGCCGCTCGAGGGTGGCGTACGCGCTGTGCAACCCGGTGCTGCAGTTCGCGCGGGCCGTGCCGCCGCCCGCACTGGTTCCGGTGTTCGTCGTCGTCTTCGACTTCGGTACGCCCATGCAGGTGGCGTCGATCGCATTCAGCGCCGTATGGCCGGTGCTGGTCAACTCGGCCGAGGGCGCCCGGGCCACCGACCCGCTGCGGCTTCAGGTGGCGGCCGTGCTGCGGCTGACGGCGCCCGAACGGCTCTGGTTCCTGATCCTGCCCTCGGCGCTGCCCCGGATCTTCGCGGGGCTCCGGCTCAGTCTGTCACTGTCCCTCATCCTGATGGTGTTCTCGGAGCTGCTGCCGGGCAGCGACAACGGTATCGGCTTCACGCTCACCGACGCCCAGACCCGCTCCGATCTGCTCACCGTGTGGTCGGCGTTGCTGCTGCTCGGCGCGCTCGGGTATCTCCTCAACACCGGTCTGCTGGCGGTCGAGAGACGACTCGTCGGCGCACGGACGTCCCGAGGGAGGACGGCATGA
- a CDS encoding ABC transporter permease, with amino-acid sequence MTRRQGLSLGLLGAALAFGVCEAVSRAGIVRRSYLPPASEVLARAVRLAGDPAFLDGIGVTLRAWALGLGLACAIAVPLGLLLGAVPVVEAAARAVTEFLRPLPSVALIPLVSLLLGSGTETEVTLIAYASLWPVLFNTVYALGETDPLAKETLRVFGFGRLAVLLRVELPTTAPFIAAGVRISAAVALILAVATELLSGFGQGLGIFIAQAETATDGTRDVLAGVVWAGGLGLVINGVLVGVERRLFAWAQESRPETGTSERGRP; translated from the coding sequence ATGACACGGCGTCAGGGCCTGTCGCTCGGCCTGCTCGGCGCCGCGTTGGCCTTCGGGGTCTGCGAGGCGGTCTCCCGGGCAGGGATCGTGCGGCGCAGCTACTTGCCGCCCGCCTCCGAAGTCCTCGCCCGCGCAGTCCGGTTGGCGGGTGACCCGGCCTTTCTCGACGGAATCGGAGTGACGCTGCGGGCGTGGGCGCTGGGACTCGGGCTCGCCTGCGCGATCGCCGTACCGCTGGGGCTGCTGCTGGGCGCCGTGCCGGTCGTGGAGGCCGCCGCACGCGCGGTGACCGAGTTTCTGCGCCCGCTGCCGTCCGTCGCGCTGATCCCGCTGGTGTCGCTGCTGCTGGGGTCGGGCACGGAGACGGAGGTGACACTGATCGCCTACGCCTCGCTCTGGCCGGTGCTGTTCAACACCGTCTACGCTCTCGGCGAGACAGACCCGCTGGCCAAGGAGACCCTGCGCGTCTTCGGGTTCGGACGGCTCGCGGTGCTGCTGCGGGTGGAGTTGCCGACCACCGCCCCGTTCATCGCGGCCGGGGTGCGGATCTCGGCCGCGGTCGCCCTGATCCTGGCCGTCGCGACGGAGCTGCTCTCCGGCTTCGGCCAGGGGCTCGGCATCTTCATCGCCCAGGCGGAGACGGCGACGGACGGGACGCGGGACGTACTGGCCGGGGTGGTGTGGGCGGGCGGTCTCGGGCTGGTGATCAACGGCGTACTGGTCGGCGTGGAGCGGCGGTTGTTCGCCTGGGCGCAGGAATCGCGCCCGGAGACCGGGACGTCGGAGCGGGGCCGGCCGTGA
- a CDS encoding ABC transporter substrate-binding protein encodes MALRRSRSGTKRLAALVAAAALVLVGCDGGGKSSSGDGREQLTVAALPLTDSAALYLARDRGLFAKEGLDVRIQPVQQSIQALPALLKGQVSVIASANYVTYLQAYEKGTLDLRILAEGVRIAPHMMDVLVSKDSALKSPADLAGKKVAVAVLNNIQSLTLNAILDARGAGRPVYRQILFPQMGPALEKGQVDAAHAVEPFDTAIQGELGARVLLDGGSGPALGLPASGYVTTADFVKKHPKAAEGFRRAVEAASKLAAEDPGAVRTELPKYAKVTADQAKSIHLPTYPETADPAALRRLIQLMRTQGLLKKDFDPAPLLVK; translated from the coding sequence ATGGCATTACGTCGATCACGTTCGGGAACGAAACGGCTCGCCGCGCTCGTGGCCGCGGCGGCGCTGGTCCTCGTGGGCTGCGACGGCGGCGGCAAGTCGTCCTCCGGCGACGGGCGGGAGCAGCTGACCGTCGCGGCGCTGCCGCTCACCGACTCGGCCGCCCTCTATCTCGCCCGGGACCGCGGGCTGTTCGCCAAGGAGGGCCTGGATGTGCGCATCCAGCCCGTGCAGCAGAGCATCCAGGCGCTGCCCGCGCTGCTCAAGGGCCAGGTGAGCGTGATCGCGAGCGCGAACTACGTCACCTACCTCCAGGCATACGAGAAGGGCACCCTGGACCTGCGCATCCTCGCCGAGGGCGTCCGGATCGCGCCGCACATGATGGACGTCCTCGTATCCAAGGACTCCGCCCTCAAGTCGCCCGCGGACCTCGCGGGCAAGAAGGTCGCCGTCGCCGTCCTCAACAACATCCAGTCCCTGACCCTGAACGCGATCCTCGACGCCCGGGGCGCCGGGCGGCCCGTCTACCGGCAGATCCTGTTCCCGCAGATGGGGCCCGCCCTGGAGAAGGGCCAGGTGGACGCCGCCCACGCGGTCGAGCCCTTCGACACCGCGATCCAGGGCGAGTTGGGCGCGCGGGTGCTCCTGGACGGCGGGTCGGGACCGGCTCTGGGCCTGCCGGCGAGCGGGTACGTCACCACGGCCGACTTCGTGAAGAAACACCCGAAGGCCGCCGAGGGCTTCCGGCGCGCCGTCGAGGCGGCCTCCAAGCTCGCCGCCGAGGATCCGGGAGCGGTACGCACGGAGCTGCCGAAGTACGCCAAGGTGACCGCGGACCAGGCCAAGTCGATCCATCTGCCCACCTATCCGGAGACCGCAGACCCGGCCGCGCTGCGCCGGCTCATCCAGCTCATGCGCACCCAGGGGCTCCTGAAGAAGGACTTCGATCCGGCGCCCCTGCTGGTGAAGTGA